The sequence below is a genomic window from Glycine max cultivar Williams 82 chromosome 20, Glycine_max_v4.0, whole genome shotgun sequence.
TTTTAATACCATCTAAGAATTTGGGCTTGGTATTTAACTCAACCCTACAAAATTGGCTTGTAAGGTGATAACTGCCCAAGTTTTATAAGGATTACATTAGTCATATCTCTAGTTGATGTAAGACTAAACACAACCCCTCACACCTTGCACAATGAAGGTGACAGAGGCTATATGAAGGCAACCCAAAGACACCGCACAATTAAGTGGAAAAGGGGGTGACCACAATTAAAGCGACTTTCTAACActcctgaaaaaaaaatccaagagaTATCAAACTCTTCCATAGTGAAAACTTAAAACTGTCGATGGGAGAACAGTGCATCTCTGAAACATGACACAAACTGGACTAGTAACAACAAATGGAACCCCCACCCCTGCCACAAATCTTACAATAGGGAGGGAAGCATAGAGTTAAAGtatgaaaatgaaatattgaaatttcATCACTTGGATGCATAATATTTGTCCATTTGATCACAAGCTGAggaatagataaaaattaattggttTGACAAAATGAATACAAACAAAGAAGGCTATTGGTAACACCAATGAGAAGAGTATATTGCATGTTTTAGTCCTGAGAAGAGAAGGATAGGGAGACCAAAAAGGACATTAGAGGAAGTTATCAAGAGAGATTTCATGGTAAATACTATCTTTGAAGATTTGGCTTTTAACAGAGTTGAATGAGACATTGTGTGATTGATGTAACCAACCTTACCTAGTGGGACaacactttgttgttgttgttgttggctaGACAAAATGGACAGAACATGTATCCTAGGGAAAAGGTGAAATACAAATCCCAATATTAAGAAATAGAAAACTTGGAGTTCACCagtaaaacctaatttattttcctcaaaaaaatatttttcttctatccAAAAGTTCACAAAATTGGATATTTGTTTACAGGGGTCGGGGGGGTCCAAAAGACACAGTGTGACAATTTCTGGCTATAGACAACTCTACTACCTAGCATAGCTACTTCGAAACAAAATATTCCCTTacctagaaaaaaaataaaggcacTAGTTTATAGCTCACTAATCTAACCATTGTTGAACTGCTGTTAAGCTGgtgacaattaaatatatttttaatattaaataatccaTTAAGACTCACAAAGGGAAGCCTAGACCAGTTGACCCTAGATGCAAGGTTGCCAAGTGACTAGGCAGTCACAAGTTCAAGTCCTGGAATCAGGCTCTTGTAAGTGCAAGGTAAAACTTGCCTAAAATAGAACTATAATGAGTCCAATCCTTTCCTGGACTCCACCATGGCGGGAGCTTTTTAGCACCAGGTTGCCctttttattaagtaaaattaaaatcacaagaaatctagttaaacttttaaattaatataaaagaacCATGTTAAATGTCTTGCAAGATAAAAGTttaacaacaaataataatagtctataatatataataccaaTCCACATGTGGacctttatttgtcttttttttttttgaacaattaaaaattaaaagaaaaaggaattgaaagatttaaaaaaaaaaatcaaactggttttagtttttctagACTAGTGCAATTCAACGATTTTTCACCGGTTTTACCCTCCTCTAGTTTGATGGAAATTGTGAACCGTGCTGACCTGACCGGTTCTTCAGTTTTCTGCTGGATTGATCAGTCCTATTTTCTTAATCCTTGAAATATCCATAATCAAACACATTATAAAGTACCAAATGTATCACTCTATGAGAATTCTGTACTGGGTTAGTTAACTGAACAATTCACAAAATGACCAACAATGACTTTGTACACTGTACACAGTAGATTCATTttgtatcataaaaaaaatatatcaagaaTGATATTCTACATAGTAAAAAAAGTAAACAGTGCCCCAAAGTGCACCAGTTCTCTGCCCTGTAGGCAATTTATTGACCATTGGATTGTGCACCAAGATTCAATCCAATAGTAAATAAAGCTGCTACATGACTGGTTGACCAAGTACTAGAGTAGATAAAATTGTTTATCTGTAGGATAAGTACTGCAGCAGATAAAATTGCACAGTGCCTAATTGATACCAACTGAAAAAGTAATCATGGCTATGGTTTTGAGCAAAGTTAAGCCTACCTCAgatgaatatttgttttcttgagcATCTTCAAATAGGGATGAGTAGTATGATGGATCATAGATAGAGCCTCCAAGTATCTCATTGGAATTAGAGCATTGCCTAGCTACTGCAGGTGTCATGGGACTCAAAAAACTACTCCTCAAGTCAGAATCTGCTGCTCGAGAAGCTGCGTTCACATAGGAAGCACCCAACCTATAAATTTGAATCCATAACAACGAGGATGATAGCCTCACTGTAAAACCAACAATTTGCATAGCCAGAGTAAGTTTCACTGAAAATGTGAAAAATGTTGTGTAATACTTGGTAGAAATGTTCCTGCAAACAAACATAATGCTATTCATCAGATATGAATGAAAAACACAGTCAGATCACTTGTTTGATTCTTACAAGCACAGAAAATTGGTTCATATAAAACTTTTCACTGCATACAGCAGCCACTGCATATTgttaaattgataaataatactaaaaatggGATGCAATGCATGTTGTTGAAATTTGAGTTTAGGTAATGAACGaggaaaagagagaataaatacaaaaatattctaTTTGAATGATATGATGTGTAAGAGtgtgataaatattaaataaatggttCTATTTGTACTAATGATTAGACATTACTCGCACGAGCCCAAACCCACAAATACAATAACACATCTAAGTGTACTAACAATAATTAAACAAGGAAATAAAACAAGAAATGCAATGAAATCCAGAATTAACTCTGAAGATTGCTTCCTCTGTTAGATGACAAATTGATTCCACAATATATTCTAAGAtgttgcaaatatattttgaagatTTTTAAGATACTCCAAATAAAGTCAATACTTATATATTCTAACATTCCCCCTCAAATTAAAGTTTACTGAGCTTTAAGCTTGTcacaaataaacaatttaaaaatgaaaataagcttGATGCATTCAGTGGCCTCCATTGATGAAATAAGAACTCAAGGATGCAGTAAGATGTCAAAGAGACGAGCATTGCAAGAAAGATAAGTTAGAAAGACAGATGAAATGATCACAGCCTAAAAGAGTTGGTAGTATATCAGCATGACCAAGGAACAAGACACTTCATTGAAAACTTGCTCAATGGAAATTCCCTAGCAAGCAATTATACACAATGGACACACAAAATGAGTCTAGTAACAATGCAAGTGATTTAAAACACAGTTTTATTAATAAGTTCAGTCACCCATTCTGGGGCATATCTCATCTCACCCATTCTGGGGAAAAAGAATAATCCATGACAAAACATAAATGCAATTCTATAGGTGCTTTTAGTGTTGTTTTCTTATCAAAATTTGAGTTCCAACTCAGTAATCTGCATAATAAAGGTTTTGCATAAACAATTAAGATAATAGATTACCAAGATGAAACTTCAATTCTGATGTGAAAACAACACCAAAAGCACAAAGTAACTATATGCATGCAAGTTTTGTTATCTCAATCCATATTAGCTCTTTATAACTCAAAGTCACACTTAATACAAAAAAAGACAATATCATAGTCAATGTCCCTTCCTTAGATGAAGCTCTATAGGTGCTTTTAGCACTCTCTTCCAATCAAAATTAGGGTTACATCCGTGTAACAAAAGTTTACATTAAAGACTAACATACATTATTGAGCTGAaacttcaattctaattaaacaaCAACACCAAAAACACCTAAGGAACTCTATGTAAATTTTGTCACAATCCATATTTGCACTTTTTATATAACCTAAGGTCACATATAATACAAGATAAAGACAACATCATAGTCAATTCCCCTTCCTTAGGGGCAAGAATCATTACACAAGCAAGCCAAAACtcatagtgtgtttggattcaCATCCACCAAACTCAAACGTGGATCACAGAAGCAACTTTTAGTTGTTTTTGGTGCATCTTGACGTGAAAATTTGATCAATCGCGGATGACGGATGCTAATTCAAACACGCACTCAGTCACTTGGTCTCAACAACATAGTCCACAACGGTACATGAAAAGTAAATTTACtaaattacattatatatataaaaaaaaggaattatatcaagtaaagaaagaaagaaacgaaAGAAATAGCAGGACGCACCAAATTTCGTTGGCGAAAAGAATGAACCAAGAAATGTCGAGCAAGATGGcacaaaagagaagaaaagcgTAGGTGCGGCCAAGGCTCTGACTGCTACTCTCAATTGCGACCAAAGCGAACAACGCGATTGCCAGATTTACGAGCGACACGCCATTGTACGATGCTCCCAGCGATCCAATTAACGCGCATCCAATCTTTGCATCATTTTCCAAATTtccacacacacacgcacacattAATTCAACAATTCAATAACTAACAAGTAACAAGAATGCAATTAACAATGCAATTAAGAACCTGAAGGTAAATGAGGATGACAGCGAAAGACTGGAGCCTATCGTAGTCGCGAATCCATTGCTGTATTCGATCTCGCAAATTCAAACAGAATGAACCACAAAGCATCATAAAAGAGCCTCTCGCCAATGATTaagcctttttctttttctctcaatctGAATCAATCGGAGCAAAAGCGTGTAGTGAAAAAtaatgcatcttcttcttcttcctctccgagtttttctttctttcttttcttttcttttgacaactgcgatggtggtggtggtgttgtgCTGTGTCGTTCACATAATCACATTCACACTCTCTCGTTTTGCactttttgtgtttgtttttgtgtgtCCTTGCTGGCGACTAGCGAGCAATTGCCATTTTGGGGGCAAATCCCAACAGCGAAAGAAACAGTAGTGCTTTCGTTTGGGGGGCGATTTTTGTAAccaacttttcttttctttctcactaTGCTTTGTTCGCTCTGCTccaattcaattattttatttccccTTGCTTTCGATGCATCACATTTGCATATGTAGTGACAAAAATGCTTTGGTTTGTTAAAatgactttttagtttttagttttactatttttactgttttactttgatttttatacggcgaacaaattttaaatgaggAATTCTTCGTACCTGGTGCGAGAATTAACCCATTTGTCAGCAATTTTTTAGTAATTGTTTTTCTAGGCTTCATGTTATTGGTAGGTGCTTGGAAGATGTAGCATATCACGTGTAGAAAGAATGCTAGATATTTGCCGAGGGTAATTTGATTCTGCGTCTCTCTTAACGtcttcttttaataaataaaaaataatagtctctcaaatttcaattataaaaaaaataaatataaaaaaatttcacgtaattttatcttatttaatattattattattattaaatattttgtatttatttaattaagatgatagtttcaataattttttcttattcatcatatcaaaatttattaaatggcAGTTTAATACTTCTCACGTTTCTATTTATAAAACATTATTATCTATTTCATCACGATTAAGAAAagtgattaaattaattgataaaaataaacttgTCATTATCAACAATGTTTCTTTATTCCTCTTAATTGtttgttaatatattatttctcttattttaattaggagtattttagtctaaaaatatttaatgattatagaataaattttataaaaaggagcAAACATCATTTCAacttaaatcttataaatataaacaaaggAGATACATTCTATTTGTACATATACACTAATgctttgtttgatagaaaataaaaagaataaaaaatgagtaaatTGATCGGTAATTTGAAACTAAAATCTCGTGAGACTCATATTTTTACTCTTTACTCTAATTCAAGACTttcatctcttttcttttcacaaTACCAAACATACACTAAGTATAGTTTAATCTCTAGAGTTgagggattttattttatttttttactaaaatgggTTACTTTGCAAAACTAATTACCAGAGTGGGTGTCTTAAAAAACTACTTACTTGTCATGGATAATTCTTGTCAcatagtgatgcaatcctaccccgcaagggcattggatagaaaactccaagtagattgggccagagatgcaagagaaggccctagggttcttatgagccttagggtagatttcgggcccatgggctaagtacgagcccacttatctttgtaaatattagattaaggtttcattttttttgggccttgtatttagggctccataatgtaggtagggtaccctagaaatataggatttttcagcccttgtattttagggcacctagactagtttttgtattaggggtagttttgtaattttacatgcactaagtggatatttgatgtgtgtggttggaaataaatttaattgaattggtagaagcccaatccaattaaattttagagggggaggtgagcatttgcttactacaccccattgccacatcatatagtcacactttgtgcatgtccttcatgcttttcatgcctcatgacacctaagcacacttagtggagaatcttggaattgatcttggattagtgggctgaaccataactaaaattcactaatcataattagtgaaattttggctccaaagtttggctccacaaattcaatttcaaattcaagtgaaatttgaatttccctccaattttgtgtgacacttaggctataaatagaggtcatgtgtgtgcatttttttcaactttgatcatttgaatattaacttcagatttcagagctccttttgagcacaaaatttcgtgctcttctctccctctcccttcattcatctccttcttcctccaagctcttatccatggcctcctatggtggtgagcttcttctagactcatcttctccttgaagtggcgtctcctctctctcttccttctccattccgctgccatttatcttccaagaagcaaaggaatccattgatgaagaagatcctaggcctacaagctccaatggagcttgcatcatgtggtatcaagagcatcttcatctaggtgatgttcttttgcttcctctatctttttgttcggtgaattctctttaattccttgttcttcatcttattctccatgtatatcctccattgtcttgtggtttggtgctgtttagtgtagattaaaaagaaataaaccgattaaatcttagatctacacttgttcttgcatttctatggttcaaattttgtagatctactcttgaatcttgtttttgtgttgattttaggttctatcaattttcattcataatattcttgttctgaacctttagatctaaattttgttccaaaatattgattaaaaaaaaaaacacaaaaatctaagtgtaaatcacttaatccatgttgtcttagagtcatgtttagtcatagtaattgtcacattatgttctaagtttgtgttgaattttattttgttgattgaattatagatacatttgttcatgtattcttgtcattcttagcctatcttttgaattttgagtctaattcatgcatgttatttagttcataacatgttctaaatcaattcctagaagtagtcttgttcttgaacttttttttttgctttctaagtttcctacatgatgcctatgatgaagttgagttgtggtgctgagttgtggctggatttgtgaatcaaaataagtcttaagctctctttaattgtgttattcaagataattgagcataagcaaacacaaattgtaactatccaagccttaagcaacataaacactactcttgatttctaggcagaaatcgctggtgctggcagcttgaacatacgaacttgtataaattactgggaattggtaactacgttttttgagctgaaacttttactgaattttctagacatctggaccaaaattataaaaaaagaatcaagcgatttggattaaagaaaaaaataataaaaatctcacaagttggcagaaaaatcagtgtccaggaaaaaaaagaaaagtgaaaggaaagtgtgcttgttgttttggctcaaaatttgttctataattggtgcatattttataccaatcctagttctgaaatttcaattgaacattattttgaaaacaagtgccaaaactataggtttcttgagtcttttttttttagagtttttctactctactctagagtcattctaggtttctctttgagtcctagcttgctttttgtgcttttcattgctttaattgttgaataatccttggaaatttgtcttgttaaaactctattggtttagctttcatttcattttttttttgtctttggttattgcttgtctctttgtttccttgcttgtgagttgccatatagggaattggaaaggaggattggtgccatattttgaagaatttgagtcaagaagcaaggggccaaccaccttaagagctattggactaagaagcactccaaattgagtgaaacactaaagagagaatagccaccacaattgaggacttttttctttgtaattttgtaattggcaatttgctttgctttcaaattttgtaacaaaaaggcctttcattggaagtaagttgggagcctccgctaggtcaccctacttccatttgtgtgtaataattttaggcaattttcccttaggatagtgagtgttttgttgggaaccttaaatgaggtcatccaaacactcttaggatccgcctagtttgcatttcttgcactttaatttcttgcttactttcatagcttatttcctttaccctccattgtcaaaccgcctagatagctttccttttaccaattagtttttaccttatctttcacaccttt
It includes:
- the LOC100776559 gene encoding uncharacterized protein isoform X3 codes for the protein MMLCGSFCLNLRDRIQQWIRDYDRLQSFAVILIYLQIGCALIGSLGASYNGVSLVNLAIALFALVAIESSSQSLGRTYAFLLFCAILLDISWFILFANEIWNISTKYYTTFFTFSVKLTLAMQIVGFTVRLSSSLLWIQIYRLGASYVNAASRAADSDLRSSFLSPMTPAVARQCSNSNEILGGSIYDPSYYSSLFEDAQENKYSSEMENHETTQNESTSSAEVSLKSTMGRSFQAADF
- the LOC100776559 gene encoding uncharacterized protein isoform X2 — translated: MMLCGSFCLNLRDRIQQWIRDYDRLQSFAVILIYLQIGCALIGSLGASYNGVSLVNLAIALFALVAIESSSQSLGRTYAFLLFCAILLDISWFILFANEIWNISTKYYTTFFTFSVKLTLAMQIVGFTVRLSSSLLWIQIYRLGASYVNAASRAADSDLRSSFLSPMTPAVARQCSNSNEILGGSIYDPSYYSSLFEDAQENKYSSEMENHETTQNESTSSAEVSLKSTMGRSFQAADEENGLIKKEIV
- the LOC100776559 gene encoding uncharacterized protein isoform X1 — encoded protein: MMLCGSFCLNLRDRIQQWIRDYDRLQSFAVILIYLQIGCALIGSLGASYNGVSLVNLAIALFALVAIESSSQSLGRTYAFLLFCAILLDISWFILFANEIWNISTKYYTTFFTFSVKLTLAMQIVGFTVRLSSSLLWIQIYRLGASYVNAASRAADSDLRSSFLSPMTPAVARQCSNSNEILGGSIYDPSYYSSLFEDAQENKYSSEMENHETTQNESTSSAEVSLKSTMGRSFQAADVLAGREWVNQEGNRLK